From one Lasioglossum baleicum chromosome 11, iyLasBale1, whole genome shotgun sequence genomic stretch:
- the Wmd gene encoding serine-threonine kinase receptor-associated protein wmd isoform X1: MANLRQTPLTCSGHTRPVVHLAFSDVTESGYYLISACKDGKPMLRQGDTGDWIGTFEGHKGAVWGVALNPEATRAASGAADFNAKVWDAIKGEEIYSFQHKHIVKSVSFSTDSNYLCTGSNEKLVRIYDLNKPEAAPQVFSGHKNFIRHVTFFNNNTQLITCAEDKTLRIWDRNSAQETRRLAFPAIPSSMEVSRDETIITTTHSNIVTFWNSRDLSKLREYVVPTQMNSASLHPDHSIFVCGGEDLKMYKFDYSTGIEIESFKGHFGPIHSVRFSPDGELYASGSEDGTLRLWQTTVGKTYGLWRCIDQPPVMQENAAILNNKQEVSAS, from the exons ATGGCGAATTTGAGACAGACACCGCTGACGTGTAGCGGGCACACAAGGCCCGTGGTGCATCTCGCATTCTCCGACGTCACGGAATCTGGCTATTACCTGATCTCCGCCTGCAAAG ATGGCAAACCTATGCTGCGACAAGGCGATACTGGAGATTGGATTGGAACGTTCGAAGGACATAAAGGAGCGGTGTGGGGTGTTGCACTGAACCCTGAGGCTACAAGAGCTGCTTCGGGCGCCGCTGATTTTAATGCTAAAGTCTGGGATGCCATTAAAGGGGAAGAAATTTACTCGTTTCAACACAAACATATAGTCAAGTCTGTTAGTTTTAGTACAGATTCCAATTACTTGTGTACTGGATCTAACGAAAAGCTTGTACGAATCTACGATCTCAATAAACCAGAAGCAGCTCCACAA GTATTCTCAGgtcataaaaattttataagacACGTTACCTTCTTCAATAacaacactcaactaattacttGTGCCGAAGACAAGACGCTAAGAATCTGGGATAGAAATAGTGCACAAGAAACGAGGAGGCTAGCCTTTCCAGCTATTCCAAGTTCCATGGAAGTATCTAGGGATGAGACTATAATTACGACTACTCATTCCAATATAGTCACCTTTTGGAATAGTAGAGA CTTGTCGAAATTACGCGAGTACGTTGTACCGACTCAAATGAACAGTGCCAGTCTACATCCAGATCATAGTATTTTTGTATGCGGCGGAGAAGACCTGAAAATGTACAAGTTCGATTATAGTACAGGAATAGAAATTG aatCATTCAAGGGTCATTTCGGTCCAATTCATTCTGTACGTTTCTCACCGGACGGCGAGTTGTATGCTAGCGGCTCGGAAGATGGTACTCTGAGATTATGGCAGACGACCGTTGGTAAAACATATGGCCTTTGGCGATGCATAGATCAGCCGCCTGTAATGCAAGAAAATGCTGCCATACTTAACAACAAACAAGAAGTTTCTGCCAGTTAA
- the Wmd gene encoding serine-threonine kinase receptor-associated protein wmd isoform X2, producing MLRQGDTGDWIGTFEGHKGAVWGVALNPEATRAASGAADFNAKVWDAIKGEEIYSFQHKHIVKSVSFSTDSNYLCTGSNEKLVRIYDLNKPEAAPQVFSGHKNFIRHVTFFNNNTQLITCAEDKTLRIWDRNSAQETRRLAFPAIPSSMEVSRDETIITTTHSNIVTFWNSRDLSKLREYVVPTQMNSASLHPDHSIFVCGGEDLKMYKFDYSTGIEIESFKGHFGPIHSVRFSPDGELYASGSEDGTLRLWQTTVGKTYGLWRCIDQPPVMQENAAILNNKQEVSAS from the exons ATGCTGCGACAAGGCGATACTGGAGATTGGATTGGAACGTTCGAAGGACATAAAGGAGCGGTGTGGGGTGTTGCACTGAACCCTGAGGCTACAAGAGCTGCTTCGGGCGCCGCTGATTTTAATGCTAAAGTCTGGGATGCCATTAAAGGGGAAGAAATTTACTCGTTTCAACACAAACATATAGTCAAGTCTGTTAGTTTTAGTACAGATTCCAATTACTTGTGTACTGGATCTAACGAAAAGCTTGTACGAATCTACGATCTCAATAAACCAGAAGCAGCTCCACAA GTATTCTCAGgtcataaaaattttataagacACGTTACCTTCTTCAATAacaacactcaactaattacttGTGCCGAAGACAAGACGCTAAGAATCTGGGATAGAAATAGTGCACAAGAAACGAGGAGGCTAGCCTTTCCAGCTATTCCAAGTTCCATGGAAGTATCTAGGGATGAGACTATAATTACGACTACTCATTCCAATATAGTCACCTTTTGGAATAGTAGAGA CTTGTCGAAATTACGCGAGTACGTTGTACCGACTCAAATGAACAGTGCCAGTCTACATCCAGATCATAGTATTTTTGTATGCGGCGGAGAAGACCTGAAAATGTACAAGTTCGATTATAGTACAGGAATAGAAATTG aatCATTCAAGGGTCATTTCGGTCCAATTCATTCTGTACGTTTCTCACCGGACGGCGAGTTGTATGCTAGCGGCTCGGAAGATGGTACTCTGAGATTATGGCAGACGACCGTTGGTAAAACATATGGCCTTTGGCGATGCATAGATCAGCCGCCTGTAATGCAAGAAAATGCTGCCATACTTAACAACAAACAAGAAGTTTCTGCCAGTTAA